GATATTTAAATTATCCCTTTTACCAAGCATGTTGTTCCTTCCTGTACCTTCTGCGTTATCTAATTTCAACGAAgatctttccattttttcacccaCTTCGTCGGtgtcttcccttccctcgtgatctttctccttcccgtCTTTGCTCTTATCCTCCTTCCGGTAGTAGGATAGCGGAGTCACTGTATAAATTTGTTTCATAATGTTTCTAAGTaggtcctttttttgttgtgtcttttccttttttttatcttcatccCTCGGGGTCATTTCTACTGGTTCCGGTTTAGCCCGCTGTTCCATCATCtttgcttcttccctttggtaTTCTTCCCGCTTTGCCTCACTTAGCCCCTTCTCCTGCATCCGCCTCAACTcaaccttccttttcacctGATCTAGCCGCTTTTGTTCCAGCCGTTTCATTTCCTCCAGTCGGCGTGCCCTTTCCGCCCTCTTCGCCTCTTCCATCCGCTCCATCTCTTCTAATCGCTTCTGTTCCTCTAATAGCTTCATATCTTCTAATCTTCTCACCTCCTCTAACCGTTTTATCTCCTCTAAccgcttcttttcctccaaccgcttcttttcctccaaccgcttcttttcctccaaccgcttcttttcctccaaatgcttctcttcctctaactgtttcttttcctgtagtcgcttctcctcctccacctGTTCCATCTCTGCGATTCTCAACAAATGCTCGTCCCTCTCTTCTTCCTGCACATTTCCTCCACCTGCGCACCCCAGACTGCTGCTACTACCCAGTGCCTGGTAAATTAATTTCCTCTTATATTTGAGATCTAACTTCTTGTTTTCCTCATTTCCGTTCTGCAACGTCGAATCCATCGTCCTGCTTTTCATAAAATTACTATTTCCCTCATTGGGGGGTATCCCAGATAAGGTTTTATTGTTCCCCAAAAGATTATCCAAAAATGTGGGTCCGCTTCTGTTGGctagtttttcctttaacttCAGTTTCGTCTTTTCTATgattctttcattttcttcataaaatttggggggttcatttttcgtcatgttcctttttatacatattttttttttctttaagctatttttctttaaaatggTGTTATGTGTTGTAGATTTGAACCTCTGGTAGATACTTTTCTTCCTGTATTTTGGTCTCCCTAATTTATGGAACGCGTCACTTTGCTctacgttttttttcatcttttcatTTATGTGAAGGATGGTTGCGGTGTGATCTTCTGGATAATTTGTCTGCCCATCTTGGGAGCCTTCTCCAAATTCAGCTTTCCTgtctcctcctcttccctcCTCGCTGCATTCGTACTCATCGGGGTCACTTCGATATCCTGTAACTGCTTCGAAAAAGCGTTCCGCCAAATAAGCATAATCGTTAAATCCACTGTCACTCTTGGAGGTTGATAGTCTTCTAAGGATAgtgtttctttccctttccactTTGGGCCTTCCATACAATGCccagttgtttttttttttcttcttctgcttttgtttttttaaatagtcATAGAGGCAGTCGTTTATTTCATTGTCTTGCACTTGTGGGGGTTCCTTCTTCATGGCCatctctcctttttccttttttgcgtAATGATCATCCTCAACCCTTTGCATCGTGTCGAGGCTCGCCGCACTCACCTCGTTGTCTGTGCGCTGTGCACCGACCTgcgtttcttcatttttttctttttcttcgctGTCCTCCTTCTTCAACTGCACTTCGACTtggttttttccctttgcttTGTCTGGTTCGTCCGGTACGTCCGGTTCGTCTGCTTTGTCTTCTACCTCTTCTCTTTCTGGTACCACATCCTCTTCTGCCTTTTCGCTCTCGTTCCCCGATCCGACTGACCTATCCGCCAACAGgctcattttcctcctctccaGCATCTGCAGCTCTAACTCCTccaactccttttttttacgagcGTTTTCTATTTCCAGTTCGAGAagttccttctctttccgtTTCTTCTCAATTTCGGCGTTCATATCTGCGTCTTTCGGGGCGCTACCCTCTTCGATGCACTTTCTCCCTTCGGGCGGGACTTCCTTAactgtttctttctttagaGCATCTCCGTCTTGCTTCATCACACCTTCCTCCGTCTTACATCCGCCTTCCACCCCTGCGTTTCCTGCACTTTCATCATCCGAaccaaaattgaaaatatcaAATAGAGACTTCTCTGGAACGTAATTGTTTATCGCAACAAATAGATCATTCACCACGTCGTTCTGCGtatgtttttcctcttcatcttgAGGATTCTTCGTTGGATGATCCTGCCTCTGTTCCATTTGTTCACCATGCCCTTCCTTATCTTCCCCTTCCAATGTTGCCATTACGGTGTTCTCCATCAGGTCGGCCTTTACCCTTCCGGGGGTAAtagtttttccccttcttcggATAATctcattcttcattttgatcAGATcaattttgtctttttttatttttttctttttctcacttATAAAACTTTCATAAGAAAAATCGCTATCCCTGATTTCCGACATGGCtccacttttattttcttccttcaatttTACAACATTGTCCTGTTCATATTCGTGAAAGAGAAATTCCACCTTGTCATATGTTGAGCCAGACATATCATccattttcgctttttttttttttttttccttctcaagCATGTAATTTTCGTACATGGGGTTTAAAAACCAGGCGCTTGATGTCCTCTTATGCTTAAAGCTATGCTTGGGCAAATTCACGTCATAGgttattttcctccctttcgtTTCGTGCTTCTTTGCTAGGTTCTCCAAAACTTCAAAGTCTTTCTGGTCGTACGATTCGTATATGTAATAGTATACGTTGTTCAAAATTTCGTCTTTGAATGTATTCAGTTGGTCTGCGTTGATGAGGTTGTCCAGGTTGAAATTGTCCTGATTGCGGGCATCCTCATTCGGGATGTCCTGATTGGGGCTGTCAGGTTGTTCTCCTTCTGGGGGTGATCCTTCCTGTGCTTCGGCCCcatcattccctttcccctttccgtTGCATTTATCtttgtcctttttcttttttttcctgttttccttctttattctttcaatttcccttttcagtTTGTGTATGACTGCGCTTCTCTTggacttcttcttcccctcgcCTGTTTCCTCCTCTCCTTTTACCCCTCCTTGgttattccttcccttgtCATTCATTTCATTCTGTTTCTTCAATTCttcgatatttttctctagcttattaatttttaactCCATCTGGGAAATCAGCTCCTGGCTGTCTCTGCtctctttcttcatttccacATCCTCATCAATAACATTTAAATTTAAGGATGTATCTATAATGGTATGAGTGATGTTCGAATCTTCTTTTACCCCCTCACATATTTTGAATTCGTcgtaaaaattatcataatAGTACATTTGCTCTACTATCCTATTCATTCCttctgtatattttttcaattcatttTGGTTCCCTGTCCCGTTGTTTGTACTATTCTCATCGTTGCTGAAGAAAAACTTATCGTCGTCTTCACACTTTTGAAGAATATAGTTTAGGGTGAAGTCTTCGTCGTATTTCATCTTGTTTTGGTTATTATACGCCACCAGATTCGTTTCGTTAATGTTGTTTTCCCTTGGTCTCACTCCTACCTTGTGTGCACCCCCCTCGATGTTGCCATATGGTTGGTAGTTTGCCCATTGGGAGTAACTTGCCCCATTCCCGAAGTTGGGGTCCTTTCCGTAATTGGGGTTATTACTATAGTTTGGATAATTACTACCGTTGGGGTACATCCCCACCCCGTCGCTCAGCGGGAAATTAGCCAGACCGTTCGCAGGGAAATGAGCCCATTCGTTCACTGGAAAATTGGCTCCATAATTCATTTGGTAATTGGGAGGACCATATGGGTTATATCCCATCTGGTTGTTCATGCCGTACGGAACTTGGCCGTTATTGGCATCCCCGAATTGCCCAATCACGGAGGGGTCTGTCCATCGCTTCATGGGGGAATCCACGGCGACTTCCTCTGTGGGTAGGCTCTTGATAGACCCCTTCCTCGGGGGAtgcattttatatttttctactGGGTATGCCCCCACCCAGTTGTTTCCAACGTTACTGCCTCCCTCCTTTGCATATGCCACACTGGGCTCACTCGAACCCTGGGTTCCCTTCAAACTGATGACTTCTCCCCTCTCCTGTGTTATTCCTACGTGAGGTAgctccttttccttatttgAAAACgacttttttattaattccgCTTTATTTACATACGaatgttcttctccttttccattttttccatttagtACCTCCTTTTTAACCCCTTggtaattttcctttcctttctgctTATCGTCCTGTCCTATATTTAACTTGTCAAGGATGGAAACCCTTTTGGCACTTCTATCCAGAATGCATCTATCTGTGTAGTAagtcttctcctttttatttccttcgtTTTCTAAATCGGCTATGTCTAATTCGTCTACAAATTGGTCTTCATTTAATTCTGACTGATCGTCCCCATCGGGGGTTCCTGTTACCACGTCTGCCTGAAAATTTTCTGTAGCATTATCATTACTATTATCGTTATTACTATCCGCCATGTGGGGatgttgttcattttcctcATGATGCACTTGCTCCTTTTCCTCTAACGCCTGTTCATCGTTCATGGTCTGCGTATTTTGCGCTTTGTAAAGAGGAGCTTTACTAGGTTTGCCCTTAAGGTCGCTCAAAATTTTTACCTTACTTTTTGGGATGTATTGATTTTTTAGCTTGGCAGAATAGTCCTTGCTTCCATGCTTCTGAATCCCATAGCTTTTCTCCTTAGAGGCGATTTTACttaacatatttttcttctcaaaaTATGCCTtatctttaatttttaattttgtgcaaaagaaggtaaagagtGAGTGAACTTCCACAGTAGCCCTGCAGTTCACATGATTGATAAAATTTAagtctctttctttttcgtacTTCCAGTTGTGTTTCCACTTTTTAATAACATTATATAGGTATGGGTGTTCTCTACCCCTTCTGTCCTTCCAAATGTGCACGTTCTCCTTTGACGAGGCGCACGTCGAGTCACTGTAAAAATTTGCATCGTTGGAACTCTTCCTCGATGTGTCCCAGGAGTGCACATATTTTGCTAACAACAGTATCAGTTTCGaattgttcgtttttttttttggtaaaatGTTATCTCTGTCTACACTCGTTTTGCTTCCATCGGCACTCATGCTACCTCTCCCTTGTGTCTTCCTCAAAACGAATATTCTTTTACCTttccgttttattttttccttacagtATGGGGTGACAGCTGCACTTTTCAGTATCTCCCCTTTGGACCTTTCTGTCGACGCGCCTGTCCCTCTGCTTGAATACTTCCAGTGAAGGAACTTCCATTTGCGCAGATGCGTATAGCCCCTATATTTGCCTTtgccttttctcttccttcttatgtAACAccactttttaaaaacgcCAGTATCCACTGGGCACGAGTCCTCCTGGAGGGCGTCCACCTTAACTGCTTCCATTCCCCCGCTCCCTCTCCTTAATCACATTTACAAGAAATTTACAGGCAACCTTTTCTCCCCCTGTCCACAACTGCGCACATTTGCCTTCACTCAACACACACAGAAATGTGTTAATGAGGGGGACACTCAAACAGTTATACTCCTTcgaaaaataatatgaagCAAGTATTTTTGTAACTGAAAGGGGAGATGttaaaaggcaaaaaaaaaaaaaaaaaaaaaaaatgtatgtttTCGATTGTCCGTTTTGACAACGGCCTGATGAATTGTTGCCATCTGTTTGAAAAATTGGgaaggaatatatttttttatcgatCGCCTACCTTTCACTTTGTTTCACATCATTGCGccattttgtgcatttttttttttttttttttttttttttttttaccttaaaAGTTGAGTTGTCCAAATAATGCGCTGTTTAACGGCTGTTTAACGGCTGTTTAACGGCTGTTTAACGGCTGTTTAACCGGTGTCTGCATTCACACtcccataaaaaaaaaaaaggaaaacgtcGAAATGACAGAACGCGCATTTCAACTTCGAAGTGATAACTGTGCCATGTGGCGCATGGGACGAAAATTAAAACTTTTTTAAGGTCTGCCCTTTTGCCAACGCAGCCGAGGAACAACTGCAAAGAATCGAAAAAAGACATTCCCAAAAAGTGAAATCGTGAGAGGCCCAAATCGCATAAGTTATCTCTGCGTTGCCGGGCATGCATTCCTCTATGCATACGCGTAAGAGTATTAAATTCCACACCAGCGTCACCTCGTATGCATCGCCCCCTTGTCGCCCGCCTCCCCTTGCACACGGGCAAAGTTTACAGCGAACTTCTGCTGAACAGACAGGTGGCGCTCGCCaacattccctttttcacacataacaaaaatgtaacttaaaaagggaaaaaagaagaatattccACGTTAAAATAAGCTTACCAGCTgctaaatatacatatatatatatataactttgCAGAAGcaagttcttttttctttatttattttcagcGTACATTTTTGCGcattcccccatttttacatcCGAATGATGctttttttgcatgaaccaggggaaaaaaaagaaaaaatttgaagcaCACAATGGAGGGGTGAACATGTTGTCattaaacattttaaaagCGAACACACAACCCCAGACAATGCTGATGCTTACTGTTCCGAAGGAGTGAATAGATTCCTCGCAGTTGCAGCGTAACATGTCACCTTTGAAAAACCCTTTTCGCGtagttccctttttcctcctttttgaaaTAACTACGctcaagaaaaaagaaaggcacATATTCAGGTacacgagaaaaaaaaaaaaaaaaaaaatacaaagcaACATAGACAACGCAGTGATGCGAAAAAACGTGCCCGCACGGACAGTCGGACCAAATCCTCACCTATTACAAAACTGAGCAAGGTTGATTcgttcggaaaaaaaaaaaaaaaattcaaacggaggaaagaaaaatgccaCTTAAATAGTTTGATGTATGCAGCAAGTGCCAAATAGTGTTGGCATGAAAAACCACCTACAGAACAACTTCATTACTCCTCCATCCCAACAGTTTCGAACTTTTTACATGCGAACAGTaatgttgaaaaaatggaaacgcTATAACAACAGGCGTGTGctcagatttttttttttttgcgccctTCAAATTAGGAgttataaaggaaaaaaagataatgGTGCCTCACCTTTTGAGTAAATGATTCTTCTAGCAGAAAAACGCCTGTGTGTTTATCACCGTAGAGGGGGTTGCCTTTTCTAAAGGAAAATCCACATAGGTATTCCATCgaatgaggaagaagaaaaaaaaaaaaaaaaaaaaacgttggAAGAAAGCCCGAATGTGCGCTCAAATACTTCTACATGTGGCACACCGTATAGATGTGCATGCACGACATCACACGGATAACAAATTACCCACTCGCACGAAGTGTTGCCACTTTTGGGGaccgaaaaaaagaaaagtaaaaaaaaaaaaaaaaaaaaaaaaaaaaagtacacttTGCCCCCTTGCTTCCCCCAAAACAGCAGCAACTCAAACCATTACAGACCATGAGGAGTTGCAATTTCGTTAAACTGGCCGAGCTAAGGAAGACTCTGGTTATAAATTCCCCCCAAACGACATACATACAAAGGTTAAGAATAAGGCGCAAACAATTCAGCACAATGAAAATGCACGCGTGTAAGCATCTCATAGAGACGAACGAGTTGCACGACCTTATAAAGGAGGGAAGGGAGCATTTACTATTTGATGCAAGCGGTTACAATATCAgggagggaggaaaagataaaaactCCTTTGATGATTACCAtcaggaagaaagaatagaAGGAAGCATATCCTTCAATTCGATAGTTACCTCCAATGGAAattccaatttttcttttttcttcccaactgaagaagaatttttctCCTACCTAAGGAAGTTACTCGTGCTAAGTGCAGtggacataaaaataaatacactAGAAAAGGTGCCTGTCATTTTTTacgaaaaggatgaaatattttatgccCCCAGAATTTGGTTCATGTTCAAATTATATGGATTCCAAAATGtccaaattttaaatggCGGTTTGAATAAATGGCTAAATGAGGAAAGAGATGTAACATCAACAGGTAAGAAGGCACAAGGATTTAAGCATCTTCCACAGACTGATAAAATTATCCAAGTGGACAAACTGATAAAGGAacacatagaaaaaaataaaaaacaaataagtgaaaattggaaaaaaaacatataccATTATGCAGATATAGACAATTTCATCACcggaaggaagaaacaaaatgatAACATGGAACGCTTTGTCCTTGTGGATACGAGGCCGAACATCTCCTTTAGCGCGCTCTTGCCCAttagtgaaaaggaaaaagttgataatttcattcccttttcgATTAACATACCATATCATCATTTTATTAGAAGCcatgatgaaaaatataaattttttacatttaaaaatgaggctgaaataaaaaacatcTGTGACAAGTACGATCTTCTAAATGAGCATAAGACCATCATATCCACGTGCAGCAAAGGAATCAGTGCCTGtgttttactcttccttctacATCAGCTAAATAAACCGCTCCATAAACTGGCACTGTATCATGGGAGCCTTGTCGATTATAAGTTTAGGAAGTACGGTCTTCAGTAGGAGGTGTAAGGTCGTTGGGCATTCGtttgtcttccttcctttaggtgaacaaaaggggaacacctctttttgaaaataggcttttctcctttgttaTCATCCCAGTGGAATAGAAGCAACGTTACGTGGTTTGTTGTTTGTTGTTAGTTTTTATGTtgtggagtttttttttttttttttttttcgttactCCACTAAGCATTTGAAAGGGGAAACCCGAATGTACAtacagctttttttttttttttttttttttccacttagGGAGAACAAAGAATTACGTACAAATAAGTATAAAAACTTTCATATATTAAACCCTTCCTCAACAATACTGAGGGAGAAGCTTCCGCAGCGTGCACCCGTCTGGACATCACCATGATGTAAACCTGTggagaaatatatttctgtGTCCTCGTCTTTGTTGTCCATTCCATTGTGTGTACATCACTGCGTAtgccaaaatgaaaaacaacaaaagtaaagggggaaataaaaagaaagaccaAAGCGCAAAGGGCAACGGTATTACCCATGATAATAATTGGGACTGCCCCCTAATTTCCC
This DNA window, taken from Plasmodium knowlesi strain H genome assembly, chromosome: 13, encodes the following:
- a CDS encoding rhodanese like protein, putative, whose protein sequence is MKMHACKHLIETNELHDLIKEGREHLLFDASGYNIREGGKDKNSFDDYHQEERIEGSISFNSIVTSNGNSNFSFFFPTEEEFFSYLRKLLVLSAVDIKINTLEKVPVIFYEKDEIFYAPRIWFMFKLYGFQNVQILNGGLNKWLNEERDVTSTGKKAQGFKHLPQTDKIIQVDKLIKEHIEKNKKQISENWKKNIYHYADIDNFITGRKKQNDNMERFVLVDTRPNISFSALLPISEKEKVDNFIPFSINIPYHHFIRSHDEKYKFFTFKNEAEIKNICDKYDLLNEHKTIISTCSKGISACVLLFLLHQLNKPLHKLALYHGSLVDYKFRKYGLQ